The Cucumis melo cultivar AY chromosome 9, USDA_Cmelo_AY_1.0, whole genome shotgun sequence genome includes the window CTCTTTTTTATATGAATTTTGGTTTGGAAAGCAAATGGTCATTATTATACTTGAAAAGTGATATCAATTACACCAAATATTTGGTATCCAAATTATAAAGTACTTGAAGTAATTAATTGCATATTCATTTTaggcaaaatatttatttacaacTAAAAAGCTACTTTAATTGCCTGTGTCGTCACTTCATATTTCTATTCAAATGTAACTTTTTTTCTTATCCATTATAATTTTCTAAGTTAAATTGAATCTcacattttgaaaagaatgGGATTAACACAAAAGAATGTCACATTTATTAGAGTTTGTAAATTATATACtatcttaaattaaaaaaaaaaaaaaaatcctatttccaatttttattttattttaaaaaatcaatatctaaaaaaaatctattaaCAAAATAATTACGAACAGTACTAAATAAACACGAGGCTTTCATTTCAAAACTAGTTAATAACATCTCTTTTATAAAGAGTGTGAGTGATTTTTTAGTTATTAGAAAATGTCATATGatgaaaaaaaatttgatataaaataaTTGTTTACATTTATCTCAAATGTTAAGTAATGTAAGAAACTTAAATGTCGAGTTTATGTAAATCACTACGTCACCTATAATTAGTTACCAAGATTTTGATTTTAGTGTTTACACCTAAGTGAGTATATTTGCATGGACATAAATGAAAGATGATGAACCTTTATAGAACTTTTCCCTAATTAATTTGAAGAGATAATACCTTTGTAagcattaattaaattaaagaaggTTTGAAAACTATATAGTACTACTGATTCACCCTTATCATGAGATGGATAgaacacatatatacatatacaccAAACAACAAATTCAAAAATCAAATGTAGGTCGAAAGGTAATATCATGGCACGTGTCCTTCAAGTTTCTGAAGTACTATCCAATGATGCCACGTGGGTATTGTTACAAGTGGACATGAAGGTaagaaaagataaattattTGAACAAATTACTTAAAACTAAACACATTTCATAGTCAAAGCTCGAGCTTCATGTGTATTTGAAAACAATGTCCAACTATtacttaattaataattatattcatTTGTGAATTACAATTATATCTAACTATAATTTGTAGGGAGAAAACTAAGACACTTAATTGTATAGGtctaaattttcatttattactAAATCTCTATGTATTTAGTTCTTTTAAGTCTTTGGATTTGGTTTCAATTACATCTATctcacaaattttaatttatattgtGAAAATTATCTTGATATTTGAAACGAAATTAATGTTACGAAATCAATAagtaagaaataaaagaaaCGTAAAGAAAAATCGATATATAAAAATATGTGGTTTGTTAATAGTGATGTCAACTATACCTACAAGGTAAGAGAACAAACTATATCATCTGGGATTGGAGATAGTTTATTATAATTGTATGTCTCTACAATTCTTAAATTATCATGataaataattacaaatattgTGAATAATAATTACAGAGTGAAGTTATGTATTTAGTTTGTTGGATGCGTGAGATAATGAATTCAAAGCATTTCAACTATTTAGTTTGAAAATATTATATCACTTTTTCAAAATCTAAACTATGTTTGCTCCCTCATCTTCTTTTCCTATAAAATCCTTCTATTCCCCTTATTTATTGAAACTAAAACAACACACGCACTTGTTCATAGAGAAATAAACTCCATTTCTTAGTAAAAATAATTAGTCATTGCTATGAAATTCTTGTAttgttttcttctcttttcattACTAGTCATCATCCATGGCAGAAGCTTCAATAATTTCATGTCTTGCTCCCAAACCCCATATCCAGACCTCTGCTTTCATTACATAAACCCAAACGACAACATACCAACTGCCGATATTGATGAAACCTATCTAAACACCCGTTTTCGAAACTCAGCTGTTCAAGCCACTTTGAACCAAGCCAGGAAGGTACACGACCATCTTCGCTCTATCATGGATCTTGGTTCATTTGATGATGACAATAGAAATAAAGTCGCTTTAATCGACTGTTTGGAATTCTATGAGGACTCGATTGCAAAGCTCAATCGTTCGGCGTTCAGTTCCACGATTGTTAACTCGATCGACCATTTGACGATGCTAAGTGCTTCATTAGCAAACCATCAAACATGTCTAGACGGATTTCGAGATTTcgataattcaaataatttctTTCTTCCAATTCAAATTATGAGTAACTTCTCAAAATTGGTTAGCAATTCTCTTGCCATCACGAAGGCTGCGGTGGCACCCGCCAGTAGTTCCTCCACCTCCTGTGGCCAGCCGTTACTAGATGGCTTGTGTCCCGAGTGGGTTTACGATGATGATAAGACGCTTCTCCGGGATATGGTCGGAAAGGGCGCGGATATGGTGGTGGCCCAAGATGGAAGTGGTGATTTTAGGACGATATCGGAGGCAGTGGCCGCGGCGGAGGAGGCGAGGAAGGGAAGTGGAAGTGAAAGGTTTGTTATATATGTTAAAGGTGGGATTTACAAAGAGAATGTTGTGATTAAGAAGAGCATGAAGAATGTAATGATGATTGGAGATGGAATGGATAGAACGATCATCACAGCCATGAAGAACGTACAAGATGGATCAACAACTTTCCAATCAGCCACTTTTGGTTTGTACATATTTACATTTTGATCCAAACTTTTTGTTATATTGCTTCACTGTCATGCATGCATttgaattccattagttatAGCTTCAAATagttttgaatttaaaaagCTTCAATTTGGCTTTGATCTTGTTTTCTAAgtttttttataaagaattttaattatttgattctatattaagtttcaaattattttattagtaTTTTTAGTGTACGGTATAGTAAAAATTTGTAAGTTGATTTAAACTAATAAGAAAAATTAGGTTAaaacatatatgtttttttaGGAATATTTCCAAATATGTATATTAACGATGACAATAATAGAAGCTAATAGAACTTCATCCATATTTATTAGTGggtattatttataaaatttgaaatttttttataattataaataagaaaattgtaaaaaaataataaatttgacaaaatattcacaaaatatagcaaaattttatattctatcaataatagacattgatagaagACATTGATAGAGATTGCTTCTATCAAATAGACAGTGATAAAAGTATATAAGTGTTTATCAtcgataaaatctaaaatattattacataaggtaaatattttagtttagcCGTAAATCACAACATAAAACTAAGAACATTATAAACCTTTCAcatttctttagaaaaaaaaaagttgtaactTTGTGtataagagaatttttttttgttgatgcAATATTGCTCGTCAGCAAAGATTAGTTTTGATTGGTGTTTTTAGGATTTGGTCATTCTATTTgaataaaaacatataaatcaaaactgcccaaaaaaaagaagattttaACTCATGTTGATTGAAATACTGACTAAATTACTAATTCTAGCGGTGGCCGGCGAAGGATTCATCGCGAAAGATATGACATTCGAGAACACAGCGGGACCGGAGAAACACCAAGCCGTGGCACTCCGTTCTAATGCCGATCGCTCAATTTTTTACCGATGCAGCTTTAAGGGCTACCAAGACACTCTATACGCCCACTCAAACCGCCAATTTTACCGTGAATGTCACATTTATGGAACCGTCGACTTCATTTTCGGCGACGGCGCCGTGGTTTTTCAAAACTGCAACATCTTCGTGAGAAAGCCGATGATGAACCAAAAAAACACCATCACGGCCCAGGGGAGATCCGACCCGAATGAGAATACCGGGTTCGTGATCCACAATTCGGTCATCAAAGCGGCGCCGGATTTGAAGCCGGTACAAGGTTTGTACGGAACTTATTTGGGGCGGCCATGGAAAGCATATTCGAGGACGGTGATAATGAAGAGTTATTTGGACGGTTTGATTGAACCGGCCGGGTGGCTCCCTTGGGCCGGAGATTTCGGTCTAAGGACGATTTATTATGGGGAGTTTATGAACATTGGTGGTGGGGCTAATACAAAAGGGAGGGTGCGGTGGCCGGGATACCATGTGATGACGAGTGCGACGGAGGCAGAGGGGTTTACAGTGGAGAGTTTCTTGGGAGGAAGAGGTTGGATTCCTACCACCGGAGTGCCATTTGTAAATGGGGTATGATAATGATATCCCAAGTCTTTTATTGGAACTTAAATGTGGTGGAGAtgggaaaaataaaattgtaaaaatacaCCTCCAGAGTTGTATGCATAATATATCGATGCTGGTGAAAGTTCCCAAAAAAAACATATGAAAATTGATTGCTAAGTTTATAATTAGTTAATAAAACTTTAATTCTATCTTAATTagattatataaatatataatagaTTATTTTAAAGACAACGGCTGAAAGttacaaaagaaatgaaaaaataacTATCCTAAGAAAACAGCCCAAAAAGGCCTATTTGGAAGAGAAATGAAGTGGGAGAAAATGTTGGGTAGAACTTGTTGGAGGAGAAAAAGGGTCAGGTAGCTAGCTTATTATAGTTCAAAGAGTTCTATACTTTGATAATACTagtaaataataacaataaaaataaataaatccatTTTTCAGTTCAATCAATGTGGGTGGGGTTTGGACATGGAAATAGTTATGAAGATTAATTAGCAAATTTGGCACATAAGGTAAGACCAGATTGATAtgaagtgtatatatatatatatttatattctGTAACTTAGTCGAGCTTCACAAAGAAGCATCAAGATTATTAACACAAACACCAAAATTTATGTAGGCTAAAGTTTTCCCGCCAAACAAACAAACACTCTGGAAGCACTTACAGTGATGTTTTAAGATTATATCTTGCGCCACCGCAAGCTAAGCAAcaattatttcttcaaaaaTCAAGGTTGTGTATAAACTCCATTTATGTAATGACGGTGGGTGCGGATCTCCCGGTGAACTCTTGCATTTTTGAGAGCTTAAGAGCAACTTCCACCTGAAACCAGATATAATAATCGAGTCGATATAAATCGGATACTTAGCAAAAATGGATTTTTACTTCTTCTTTAAATTGGAGCAAGAGATCTAACCAGGGGAGCAAGGGCTTCCTGAGAATCTCTCCCGGTTTTTGATGGATCTTTCTCATATTGCTCGATGTAGAGCCGAATTGTTGCACCTTCAGAGCCAGTTCCAGATAGGCGGAAGACCTGCAACCATGTAAAGGTTGAGAATATATAACCAACTCTTCATTTTTACTAAAATTTTTGTTCACACAATTTAGTAAAAGTCCTGattagtgtgtgtgtgtgtgtgtgtaaatTCCTATAGGGAGCTGGAAAGCCGGCTCAAAATAACCAACTTACCAGTCGTGAACCATCCTCAAACAAATATCGAATACCCTGGTGCTTGGAGATGGAACCATCAACCGGATCTTTATACTCAAATTCATCACCATGGACAACCTTTGCCACATCTGAACGGATTCCCTTGACAATTCTGTATAGAATGCCAGTGTTTATCCATTAAAGAGTATAAATTGAAACCAAAATATAACATACGAAAATTTTGAGTTCCGAACTCTTTCATAACAACACACAAGATAAAATACATAAAGacaattttcaaattcaaacaaatAACAAACTGAAACTATTAGCAATTAAACTTATCAGAcgattttcaaatttaaacaaataaCAAACTGAAAGTATTAGCAATTACACTCATCAAACGAGAACACTCAGAAAATGCAACACGGCTCAGTTTTGACTGAACTAAGCTGTTTCTCAATGTTGAACACTAATCTTCTTTGTGGAACTAATCCTTGGTGTTTTTCATCCTAAACAAAGTTCGTTGTAAATAAATACCTTCAGAGAGTCGAACGCTCACTACCTAGGGGCTTACCACTTATAAACGATAAAGAAAGCCAGAAGACCAAAGAGTTGTCAATCCGTactcaaaaataaaaaataaaaactatatcTGGGCAAGACTTAGATGAATGCGAAGTTGCGAACTGCAACTGACTAGATAACATGTTCAATTTCAAGTGGGGGAATaaacaccaaaaaaaaaaaaaaaaaaaaaaaagaaaagaaaagaaaagcataCCCATTCACTTCGTCAAGTGAAGATTGCAGTTTCACCAGATTTGCCATCAGTTCCTTTGCTGCTCCAGCGTCAACATtctaaagaaataaataaagaaaccatccataaaaataagaaatttcAAATCCATTTATGATAACATCTGGCatcttaaaaaatttaaataaacaaaatgaaTACCTCGTAATCATATCTAGTATAATAATGACGACCATAGGTGGCCCAATGTTGGCGAACTATGTCTTCGACTGAAACGAGCTTCCCACCATCAAGGTTTCCCTTGTTTTTATAAGCAAGAATGGATAACCAAGCCAAAACTGCCCAAATTCCATCTTTTTCACGAATATGGTCAGATCCTGCTCAAGAAGttggtaaagaaaaaaaatcagttAAGTACAGAATCTATCAGTTCTGGAGCGACCAGAAATCTAAATAAATTAGAAAACCCAGAGGCTGACCAGTTCCAAAACTTTCTTCCCCGCAGACTGAGCACATTCCTGCATCCATTAAATTACCAAAAAATTTCCAACCAGTAGGAACCTGGAGAAAATATATGGCAATATCAAAATTAGTCGTCAGTACACAAGATGCAAACAACATGTGAAGTTCAAGATAAAAGAATTAAGTCTTGAATTGACCTCAAAAAATTTCAACTTCAAGTTTTTGGCAACCACGTCTAGTGCAGCAGAGGTTGGCATGCTCCTAGAAATATTAGGGTTAGAACATCAAATAAGTTCAATGACTTTTCTCAAAGAGTTTTAAATGTTCGAAGAAGTCTAAAGAACAAAGGCATTTCTTAATGAACATGCAAAAGGCCCAATAGATGTCCGACATCTACAAACTTGTTGAGTTCTTCCACAGTAAATTTAAAACAGATGGTTCATTCACCATGAACTCATTCCATTTTCATATGATTTAAACCCTACCCAACGAAATACATTATGCAGCAACTCAAAAACTACCATGCCTAATTTATCAAAATTATATCTTTATATAATCAGATCAAATCCTAAAGGTTTAGTTTTATATTCATTAGTTCATTTAACAACAAACTCAAGACTTGAAGTACTTCCAAACTTTAACAACTGTGCAAATTGAACTGTGGATTGAATACAAACTAGAAAGTAATGCAATTTTATAGTCTTGATGAGTCCAAGTGGTCATATCTTAGCAGCGCAAATCATGAAGAATGGAGGTCTTCATGCGACCAAGAATGATAAAATATTCGATCGGGagtatatttttcatatttgttaaaaaagaaCACTTGAATTCTTAGCTAAATTTTAGGGGAAAAGAATCTAAAGAAACtacttttaattttcaaattttggttgagatattgaaaatgtttttaaaaaagataccaaaacaaataaatagagGGTGGAAACAgtgttctttattttttttattttttgatatCCGTGGGTTGTCCAGCCAGCTTACGCgcacctcgactaatctcacgGGACAACCCGCCTAACCCTACAAGATTTGGGTGTTAAGGAAATTCGTAGAaaattaattcctaggtagATGGCCACCATGGATTGAATCCTTGACCTCTTACttagttattgagactatgTCTCCCCTTTTAACGCTAGGCCGGGAAGTAGTGTTTAAAGAGTGCTCAtcggaaaaagaaaagaaaaaccacaGAAATACAACATAAAGAAGGTGTCTCCACAAGGAGGGGCACCAAAAAATAGGCAGAGTAGAACAGGAGACTTGGAAAAGTGACAAAAGTTAAGCAACAGAAACTAACACCTGGCAACACCCTTCAAACCAGCAGAGAAGTATGGAATAGCTTCAACAGCATTAGCAGCAATAATGGCAACAGAGTCCGAAGGAGTGACAAAAAACCTGAAAAAGTACAATAGAACAtataaaaaacaattgaaaaggAAATGTTATTACATATCAGTACCATTGGTTAGGCAATACTATACTACCTTTTACCAAGGACCATATTACGATCAGCATCACCATCAGCAGCAGCACCAAATTCTGGAGGTTCTCCAGAGCTTGATTTACCCAATCCCATACGATCAACTAATTCCTTGGCATAAGTCAAATTGGGGTCAGGATGACCTCCTCCAAAGTCCTCCTGTTATACCAGTCACGAGTAATAAGGAAAAGTGAAAATTGGGAAATAAGTAAAAATCATATAAGAAAAGCCAAAGCATGTTCAGAAGGGCCACAACCTTAGGTACGCAGTTCAGTAATGAGCTTTCTTGTGCACCAAGCTCTTCCACGAAAATACGTTTTGCATATGCTCCAGCAACACCATGTAGAGCATCATAACTTTAAAAGAAACATGGTGATCTTAGTATTTAAGGTCATAACATAAAGAATTACAAATGAAGAGGATAATGTTCCACTGGAAATGGTTCCACCAGAGAATCTACATACCAGAACGAAAATTTGGGAGAGGTTAGAAGCTTGCGGATAGATTCAAAATCAAATATTGACCTGTTAATTTAAGAGAAACAGCATCAAAAACTGAAACAATGAACGCAAAAGATAATCACGAGATGATGACTCTCTATTCAGCTACCAAACATCAACAGTATAGAAACATCACACTACGAGACACTTTCTAAAGCATACCTTCTAAACAGGACGAGGAAATTGATCTCATCACTCCTTATACAAGAAGTTTTCAAGGGGATAAACATTTAAAAAGACCATTTAATTGCGAAAACAAAGTACATATTTTGCATACGAGAAAATAAGAATGCACCATCACAGGTTTGACAAGGGAAGCAATGATAATAATTGACTAATTACACTGGTTCAATATGAATTTAAACTGACGGTATCTGACAATGAGTAATCACAAAAAATCTCATCAAGAAATAAAGGAAGACACAGTAACAAAGGAAACAAATGGAGGGAGAAATAGCAATAATAATGATATGGCATGTCATGATGATAATGATATTGATCAACAAAGCTTACTTCATCAACTTCACGTAGTCACTAGCTGAATCAAAAACCTCAACATCAAATTGTCCTTCAGGTCCACCAAAGCTAGAAACACCTATTGCGGAAATATCCACCTAAGACAAACAACATGGCTTAATAAACAAGAATTAAGTGATGAGTATGTAGAAATTTTAATGTGAGAGTGGGAAAGTACGTTAGGTAGATCTTCAGCAATTAGGTACTCCTTTATGGTTTTTGTGTTTTCATAGATCTTATCAGTAATTCCCTCTGGTGCAGGGCCGCCATTTTCCATGTTGTATTTAATCCCAAAATCCTGCAAAGGTTTTCTTCCCCATAATAAATAAAGTATAACAAATAATGCGGTAATTTAGATCAAAGTAATAATTTGATGTCCTCTAGATGTGCCAATACTCTTTTAGTGCATCTCAACTATTCATGCACTTCTTTGAGAAACCAAATGCATTGAAGCAGAAAGTACAGCAAACGTAGGAATGCAATCCTTTAGTTCTAAAATCCTTCACAAGGAGAGTCCCGGTTATGATGACCAAAAAGAATACAACCAACTTCTAGGCAATTGAATATTTATTACAATTCCTATCAAATAAACAAGAAAGAAAGCCACTCTTTACAGGCATTGTCagtctttttgtttttgtactttttctttttcccctaAAGGAAAAATGTATTAAAAAGATGGAAGATATTCCCAGACATAACTGAATTAATTTAGGAACGTCATTCAGCACAGAGAGGAAAAGTAGCAAATAAATGATAACTACCTCATGAGGACCTCCTGGATTGTGACTTGCAGTCAAAATAAATGCTCCTGATGCTCGGGATCCCTGATATCAAAAGTTACTTTCATGGCTAATATAATGAAAGACTTGAAAATATTGTCATCTTGCTGGAATTGTAGCAAATGTATAAAAGTAATTCCACTTACATCAACACCAACTCTTTCACGTATGACAGCAGACACAGCAGGGGTTGAAAGCAAACCATTTTGACCAACCCAAATACGGCGTACCCCATTTGCCGCAGCCATCTTAATTATTATCTgtaattaaaacataaaaatataaaatatggGTTACATGACATCAATTTAATAGGAAATTTGCATAAATGGAGAAACCAAAAATAGTTCTGAACAGAAATCCAGAAAATGGGCTTCCATTAATCAGATGTAAAAATTTGCAGGTTCACATTGGAAGCTGAGTTTTTTAACATAAAATGGAAGCCTATTAGCAATATTCCCTACCATGCCATTTAGGTGTCGGGAATGTAAGAGAGGACGAATAAATTGTTCTTACACATTTCTACCATTACTAAGTCTTAAATCATCAATTGACCCCAAAGCTTAAACTAATGGGTCTCACCCTCACTTATAGCCTTGAAATATGTAGAAGACCCAACAAGTGGAAATGAATATTAATTGGGGAGAAAATAACATTGCAAGAGTTGGAAGTTTTGATCAAAAGACCTCCTGGACCACGTAGTCTAGTTCCATTTCAAATCATTGattgacccaaaagcttaaATTAATGGGTGAAGTAAATTTTAATATTACATCATCTAACACTAAGTTGCAAAAAAAGgatttccttaaaaaaaaaataagaatgtCATGCATATTTCTATGACCAAGTCACCTTTGCTTATTTTTTCAACATAGTGATATCACTCATAGGTTCCAAAGGGAGAACAATACAATTTGGTTACTCAAAATTCAGAAAGTATAGTGTATATTGTGTGTACGTTCAGCAAACCAAAAGAAATAGCTTGTTGGTGTCTTCCTCAGATAAAGAAAACCAAAGAAATAAGAAAGCCGTAGAATACAGATTGTATAATTAAAAGGGTAAAAGGTTGTTACTTAACTAAATAACTCggaaaaaataagaaacaataTAAATTGATCAAGCCCATGTCAAAAGGAATATTGCAGTAAACTACCTTCAAATctaacaataatatttttttaagagaaaCCAAGCTTCATTGAGAAGAAATggaagaatagaaaaaaaaacatgttgGTTGGATACAAAAAGACAGCCAAAACCATAGGAGCTAACCAACTAACCATATGGAAAATGGCTCCAATCCCTAATACTAAGTCCCAACAGATAGTTACAAAAATCCTTTAAGGTCGCACCCATATGTGTTAAACCTCACTAACAACCAAACCTCCTCCTAAATGCTAAACGCTCTATTATTTCTTCCAAGCCACAAACCTCACAAGGTGGCAGATAATCTAACCTGCCATAAAATCTAACCCTTATCATTAAAGAACTGATGCAAAAACCAAGAGGATCACCTCCATCATAGTACTGCAGATTGCAGTCCTTGCTCCTCACAAGGCTAACACCAAATagctaaaaatatatatactagATAGAGTAAGCTAACCGACAATAACTGAGGAAATGACACATACACTTAAAAGTCTGCACCATTGAGAGCCTTAGACTAAAGAAGAATGTCTCAAAACCCAATCCATAGAGTTCACCCTGAGAAACAAGACCCTCCGACCAAAGAATTTCGTCTTCTCTGGAATTTGAACTTTCCCAATGAGAAGAAAAGGGGACAAACTCAAGAGAGAGGAATCTccaaaatacaaaatacaaaaaaaaaaaaaaaaaaaaaaaaaccctatgTACAAGGTAAACACAAACAGCCTCGAAAGAGGCTTCACaacattttttatttctctatcaAACAATGAATGTCAAAATTCcaaggagaagaaagaagaacgTGAAGGAGAAATAATGGATTCCTCAACCATGATCTTCATTCGTGGTCAAATTCACCAATTTTCTATAAATGTCTTACTTGCTTGGCTCGCATGCAAATTTGAGAGGATTTGGAATCACACTCTTCAAAGATtcataataattacaataaatacttttttttttttgtctagcTAGTCTTACATTGAGGTCATAGTGGTGCATTGTTGCAAGAAGGCATCAGACAATTTGAATTACATTCTTCGAAGACACAAGATTGCTAGATTGTTTGGGGAACCTTTTTAGAAACAGTGAGTATGAGTATGGTTCATGGTAGAGATTGTCATTATAACGCCCTAACTTTAGAAAGGAACATGAATGAATCGAGATCATATCCAAATGAGAAGGATCGTGAGGACATGAAAGGTTAAGAAAAtcttaaaagaattgaaagttACTACCTATATCGATAAGGTGCACTTTCCTTTTTGGTAGCTCAATCATAGGAACTCCAATGTTAAGCGTGCTTAGCTTAGAACAATTTTATGTTGGGTGATCTCCTACAAATTTTCCTAAAACTCATGTGAGTAAGGACAAAGCATCCTGAATGGACTCATGTTGGTTTGTGGGGACAACATTCACTTTAATAAGCCTTTAAGACAAGCAAGGATGATGTTGCCATGTTGCAAGGGATGCAAGGGAATGTCAGCGCCATCAGTTGCCAAAATCAAATTCCAAATCTCGGGTCTAGGACATTACATTCATCTTATGTTGGAGGAGATCTTATTCCACCAGCACTTTTGTGATAAAGGTTGTACTATTTGGCAAGCAAATATTTGGCTAGAAAGGAATGAGAGAACTTGAAGGGGATTAGAAAAAATAGGATGAGGGCTCTGACCAAATTTATTGCCCGCGTGGGTGTCTAAAGCTTTTTGTAACTATCCTCTACaagccttttttttctttatcatgGTAGGTCTTCAATTGTGGTGGCTCTTCCATTGTAGGCATTGATTTGAAA containing:
- the LOC103504550 gene encoding phosphoglucomutase, cytoplasmic — translated: MARFNVTKKLTSPIDGQKPGTSGLRKKVKVFIQPNYLENFVQSTFNALTTEKVRGATLVVSGDGRYYSKDAIQIIIKMAAANGVRRIWVGQNGLLSTPAVSAVIRERVGVDGSRASGAFILTASHNPGGPHEDFGIKYNMENGGPAPEGITDKIYENTKTIKEYLIAEDLPNVDISAIGVSSFGGPEGQFDVEVFDSASDYVKLMKSIFDFESIRKLLTSPKFSFCYDALHGVAGAYAKRIFVEELGAQESSLLNCVPKEDFGGGHPDPNLTYAKELVDRMGLGKSSSGEPPEFGAAADGDADRNMVLGKRFFVTPSDSVAIIAANAVEAIPYFSAGLKGVARSMPTSAALDVVAKNLKLKFFEVPTGWKFFGNLMDAGMCSVCGEESFGTGSDHIREKDGIWAVLAWLSILAYKNKGNLDGGKLVSVEDIVRQHWATYGRHYYTRYDYENVDAGAAKELMANLVKLQSSLDEVNGIVKGIRSDVAKVVHGDEFEYKDPVDGSISKHQGIRYLFEDGSRLVFRLSGTGSEGATIRLYIEQYEKDPSKTGRDSQEALAPLVEVALKLSKMQEFTGRSAPTVIT
- the LOC103504549 gene encoding pectinesterase, producing the protein MKFLYCFLLFSLLVIIHGRSFNNFMSCSQTPYPDLCFHYINPNDNIPTADIDETYLNTRFRNSAVQATLNQARKVHDHLRSIMDLGSFDDDNRNKVALIDCLEFYEDSIAKLNRSAFSSTIVNSIDHLTMLSASLANHQTCLDGFRDFDNSNNFFLPIQIMSNFSKLVSNSLAITKAAVAPASSSSTSCGQPLLDGLCPEWVYDDDKTLLRDMVGKGADMVVAQDGSGDFRTISEAVAAAEEARKGSGSERFVIYVKGGIYKENVVIKKSMKNVMMIGDGMDRTIITAMKNVQDGSTTFQSATFAVAGEGFIAKDMTFENTAGPEKHQAVALRSNADRSIFYRCSFKGYQDTLYAHSNRQFYRECHIYGTVDFIFGDGAVVFQNCNIFVRKPMMNQKNTITAQGRSDPNENTGFVIHNSVIKAAPDLKPVQGLYGTYLGRPWKAYSRTVIMKSYLDGLIEPAGWLPWAGDFGLRTIYYGEFMNIGGGANTKGRVRWPGYHVMTSATEAEGFTVESFLGGRGWIPTTGVPFVNGV